The Streptomyces sp. NL15-2K genome contains a region encoding:
- a CDS encoding V-type ATP synthase subunit D has protein sequence MTGARHTPPGRAGRLRLRHSLDVAERGADLLEQKLRILRSEHQRLLRAEQEAARAWRDLLSEAESWLLRGLLLGGEQALDSAAAGIGPTEVTVHWTTSMGVRHPAAVSTSVPSRPPTAAAPTNTALVHAEAAYGRAVRAAAEYAAAHAAAESVGAEVISTRHRARALRRHWIPRLREALHQSDLALEQAEHEDSVRRRWAVRH, from the coding sequence ATGACCGGCGCCCGCCATACGCCGCCCGGCCGTGCGGGACGCCTGCGGCTGCGGCACAGCCTCGACGTCGCCGAGCGCGGAGCCGACCTGCTGGAGCAGAAGCTGCGCATCCTTCGCTCCGAGCACCAACGACTGCTGCGCGCGGAGCAGGAAGCCGCCCGCGCCTGGCGGGACCTGCTGTCCGAGGCCGAGAGCTGGCTGCTGCGCGGACTGCTCCTGGGCGGGGAACAGGCCCTCGACTCGGCCGCCGCGGGCATCGGCCCCACCGAGGTCACGGTGCACTGGACCACCTCCATGGGGGTACGCCATCCGGCGGCGGTCTCCACGTCCGTACCCTCCCGTCCGCCCACCGCCGCCGCGCCCACCAACACGGCCCTCGTGCACGCCGAGGCGGCCTACGGCCGTGCCGTGCGCGCCGCCGCCGAGTACGCGGCGGCCCACGCCGCCGCCGAGTCGGTGGGCGCGGAAGTCATCAGCACACGGCACCGGGCCCGTGCTCTGCGGCGACACTGGATCCCCCGCCTGCGGGAGGCACTCCACCAGAGCGACCTGGCCTTGGAGCAGGCCGAGCACGAGGACAGCGTCCGGCGGCGCTGGGCTGTCCGGCACTAG
- a CDS encoding V-type ATP synthase subunit B: MSLTSGIEYTAVRELRGPLAIVAGVSGIGWDEYVRITLTSGERRHGVVLDADRDLAVVQVLEGTAGMDPEGIRAAFSGSPLRVPVGTDWLGRVCNGRGEPLDGGPPVFGSHDAEVGGAPINPVRREPPSEPVLTGVGAVDALTTLVRGQKLPVFSVAGLPHLELAAQIAAQATVAGEAFSVVFAGMGLTHADASFVRDALEERSAAGELVLLLNTADDPVIERILTPRIALTVAEHLAFDEGRHVLVVMTDMTTYAEALREVSAARGEIPARRAYPGYLYSDLASLYERCGRIKGRPGSVTVLPVLTMPAGDITHPVPDLTGYITEGQIVLSPSVHARGVYPPLDALSSLSRLMRKGAGPGRTRDDHLDVAAQLLASLARARQIRDLADLVGQAALSPTDRHYLDFEEAFLRDFADQRSDEPRDLDTSLERGWRALLTLPRSQLSMLPVRLLDAHGAKDAPGTEASR, from the coding sequence ATGAGCCTGACCAGTGGGATCGAGTACACGGCGGTGCGTGAACTCCGGGGACCACTCGCGATCGTCGCAGGCGTCTCGGGGATCGGCTGGGACGAGTACGTACGCATCACCCTCACGTCGGGCGAACGGCGCCACGGGGTGGTCCTGGACGCCGACCGCGACCTGGCGGTCGTCCAGGTGCTGGAGGGCACCGCGGGCATGGACCCGGAGGGCATCCGCGCGGCCTTCTCCGGCAGCCCTCTGCGCGTCCCTGTAGGAACGGATTGGCTCGGCCGGGTCTGCAACGGCCGGGGCGAGCCCCTCGACGGCGGCCCGCCCGTATTCGGCTCCCACGACGCCGAGGTGGGGGGCGCTCCCATCAATCCGGTGCGGCGCGAGCCGCCGTCCGAGCCGGTGCTCACCGGTGTCGGGGCCGTCGATGCCCTGACCACGCTGGTACGGGGACAGAAGCTACCGGTGTTCTCCGTCGCCGGGCTGCCGCACCTGGAACTGGCCGCCCAGATCGCCGCCCAGGCCACGGTCGCGGGTGAGGCGTTCAGCGTCGTCTTCGCGGGCATGGGACTGACCCACGCCGACGCCTCCTTCGTGCGCGACGCCCTGGAGGAACGGTCCGCGGCCGGAGAACTCGTCCTGCTGCTGAACACCGCCGACGACCCGGTGATCGAACGGATCCTCACCCCGCGCATCGCCCTCACCGTCGCCGAGCACCTCGCCTTCGATGAGGGACGGCACGTCCTCGTGGTGATGACCGACATGACGACGTACGCCGAAGCCCTGCGCGAGGTCTCCGCAGCCCGCGGGGAGATCCCCGCCCGCCGCGCCTACCCCGGCTACCTCTACAGCGACCTGGCTTCCCTGTACGAACGCTGCGGACGCATCAAAGGCCGTCCCGGCTCGGTCACCGTGCTGCCGGTGCTCACCATGCCCGCGGGCGACATCACCCACCCCGTACCGGACCTGACCGGGTACATCACCGAGGGCCAGATCGTGCTCTCGCCCTCAGTACACGCCAGGGGCGTGTATCCGCCGCTGGACGCCCTGTCCTCCCTCTCCCGGCTGATGCGCAAGGGCGCCGGCCCCGGACGTACCCGCGACGACCACCTCGACGTCGCGGCGCAACTGCTGGCCTCCTTGGCCCGGGCCCGCCAGATTCGCGATCTCGCGGACCTGGTCGGCCAGGCGGCGCTGAGCCCCACCGACCGCCACTACCTGGACTTCGAGGAGGCGTTCCTGCGGGACTTCGCCGACCAGCGCAGCGACGAACCGCGCGACCTCGACACCTCGCTGGAACGCGGCTGGCGGGCGCTGCTCACCCTGCCCCGCAGCCAGCTCTCCATGCTTCCCGTGCGGCTCCTCGACGCCCACGGGGCGAAGGACGCCCCGGGCACGGAGGCGTCCCGATGA
- a CDS encoding V-type ATP synthase subunit A, whose protein sequence is MTEAAETRRRPTDRQSAPRILRVTGPLVEMEYTGGIAMYDLVSVGPAGLPGEVVAISGDVVTVQAYEYTGGLAPGQTALPQGRPLSVRLGPELLGGIFDGLLRPLSGAGDWLLPGAQRAAAEERRWSFSPLVAQGEQVAEGQALGEIQDAGPVPVKVLVPPGCGGAVEEIASAGDHARDAVVAVVGGTEVAVGALWPVRRPRPVRERVDSHKALNTGQRVIDLLFPVARGSTVAVPGGFGTGKTMLLQQIAKWCDADVIVYVGCGERGNEMADVITELSELQDPRTGGHLADRTVTIANTSNMPMMAREASVYTGMTVAEYFRDMGLDVVVIADSTSRWAEALREFASRTGALPAEEGYPAGLASAIAAFYERAAAVTTLGGDRGSVTVIGAVSPPGGDMTEPVTAHTERFVRCLWTLDRDLAYARHYPAVSWAGSFSRDVPVLAAGHRAADDPTWTRRRDRVGAVLAEADRLADLVDLIGIAALPARERISVLAGRLAREGVLQQSALSERDAYCGPAKTAALADAVLSVADRCHELVDSGVPAASVEEVDFGPLVRAREDTGPQDTAGVAARRDAMLARLGDVRP, encoded by the coding sequence GTGACGGAAGCCGCTGAGACGCGTCGACGGCCGACTGACCGGCAGTCGGCCCCCCGGATCCTGCGCGTCACAGGACCGCTGGTCGAGATGGAGTACACGGGCGGCATCGCGATGTACGACCTGGTCTCGGTCGGCCCCGCCGGGCTGCCCGGCGAGGTCGTGGCCATCAGCGGTGACGTGGTCACCGTCCAGGCGTACGAGTACACCGGCGGCCTCGCTCCGGGGCAGACGGCGCTGCCCCAGGGTCGTCCGCTGTCGGTGCGGCTCGGTCCGGAACTGCTCGGCGGGATCTTCGACGGCCTGCTGCGCCCTCTTTCCGGTGCGGGCGACTGGCTGCTGCCCGGCGCGCAGCGGGCCGCGGCCGAGGAACGCCGCTGGTCCTTCTCCCCCTTGGTGGCGCAGGGCGAGCAGGTGGCCGAGGGACAGGCGCTCGGGGAGATCCAGGACGCTGGGCCGGTGCCGGTGAAGGTCCTCGTGCCGCCCGGCTGCGGGGGCGCGGTCGAGGAGATCGCCAGTGCCGGGGACCATGCGCGCGACGCGGTGGTGGCCGTGGTGGGCGGCACCGAGGTCGCCGTCGGCGCCCTGTGGCCGGTGCGCCGGCCGCGCCCGGTGCGGGAGCGCGTCGACAGCCACAAGGCCCTGAACACCGGCCAGCGGGTGATCGACCTGCTCTTCCCCGTGGCCCGGGGCAGCACGGTGGCGGTGCCCGGCGGCTTCGGCACCGGCAAGACGATGCTCCTGCAGCAGATCGCCAAGTGGTGCGACGCGGACGTCATCGTCTACGTCGGCTGCGGGGAACGCGGCAACGAGATGGCCGACGTCATCACCGAACTGTCGGAGCTCCAGGACCCGCGCACGGGCGGGCACCTCGCGGACCGCACCGTGACGATCGCCAACACCTCCAACATGCCGATGATGGCCCGTGAGGCGAGCGTGTACACGGGGATGACGGTCGCCGAGTACTTCCGGGACATGGGCTTGGACGTGGTCGTCATCGCCGACTCGACCTCTCGGTGGGCCGAGGCGCTGCGCGAGTTCGCCTCCCGCACCGGCGCGCTGCCCGCCGAGGAGGGCTACCCGGCCGGACTTGCCTCCGCCATCGCGGCCTTCTACGAGCGGGCCGCCGCCGTGACCACTCTCGGCGGCGACCGGGGATCGGTGACCGTGATCGGCGCGGTGTCCCCGCCCGGCGGAGACATGACCGAACCGGTCACCGCGCACACCGAACGCTTCGTCCGCTGCCTGTGGACCCTCGACCGCGACCTGGCCTACGCCCGCCACTACCCGGCCGTCTCCTGGGCGGGGTCCTTCTCCCGGGACGTACCCGTCCTCGCCGCCGGACACCGGGCAGCCGACGATCCGACATGGACCCGGCGCCGCGACCGGGTGGGAGCGGTGCTGGCGGAGGCCGACCGGCTCGCCGACCTGGTGGACCTGATCGGCATCGCCGCCCTGCCCGCACGGGAGCGCATCAGCGTGCTGGCCGGGAGGCTGGCCCGGGAGGGCGTACTGCAGCAGAGCGCGCTGTCGGAGCGGGACGCCTACTGCGGGCCGGCGAAGACGGCCGCCCTGGCCGACGCCGTCCTCTCGGTCGCCGACCGCTGCCACGAACTGGTGGACTCCGGTGTCCCTGCGGCCTCCGTCGAGGAGGTCGACTTCGGCCCGCTGGTGCGCGCCCGCGAGGACACCGGCCCGCAGGACACCGCCGGAGTGGCGGCGCGGCGAGACGCCATGCTCGCCAGGTTGGGGGACGTGCGGCCATGA
- a CDS encoding ATP synthase subunit C, which yields MIAWFLALPVIVAGFVAVRLVLRRSGRTALWWMVAADAVLLVAATVVLALALSGGSAQAATTTAQESGSGSAALIGAAIAVAGATIGAGIAVAYTGAAALAALSERPELFGRAMVIVGLAEGIAIYGLVVAVILIGKA from the coding sequence GTGATCGCCTGGTTCCTGGCCCTGCCCGTCATCGTCGCGGGATTCGTCGCCGTACGCCTTGTGCTGCGGCGCTCGGGCCGCACGGCCCTGTGGTGGATGGTCGCCGCCGACGCCGTGCTCCTGGTGGCCGCCACCGTGGTGCTGGCCCTGGCGCTCAGCGGCGGATCCGCGCAGGCCGCGACCACGACGGCACAGGAGTCCGGCTCCGGATCCGCCGCCCTGATCGGCGCCGCGATCGCGGTGGCCGGGGCGACGATCGGGGCGGGCATCGCCGTCGCCTACACCGGTGCGGCAGCCCTCGCGGCGCTCAGCGAGCGGCCAGAGCTCTTCGGCCGGGCGATGGTCATCGTCGGCCTGGCCGAGGGCATCGCCATCTACGGGCTGGTCGTCGCGGTCATCCTCATCGGGAAGGCATGA
- a CDS encoding V-type ATPase 116kDa subunit family protein yields the protein MRRVAIVAPEPALRESLVRIAEADCVEIDLAGDGGPEIRGPAATRLQRLRAEPAQPVLSEAAPDLDALEREGRTDLLAGEAQLEERLGSAVRHGAVAALAGWCPETEVGATAARIASAGGALVPLRTPRGVDPPTLLTGAGTSHPGYAATTVRRSFTPLVTTYGTVPYADLDPTMAAGIVYVVMFGLMFGDAGHGLLLVAIALLLRAGRPRRLAALRPLWPFVAGAGLAATVAGVAYGEFFGPTGVLPVLWLEPLEEPMRLLAAAVGLGAVLLAVAYAAGIVNRWREGGPAVALYATTGIAGAALYLGLAVIAGYVWLGQAAYGVVGAVIAVVGLGLAGVGLYATTAGGPGGAVQTGIQLFDAVVRIGSNVVSFARLAAFGLTHAALGAIVWDGTTALAGRGPVAVVAAVLVFLLGNALAFSLEALVAGVQALRLEFYELFSRLFEGEGRAFRPWHLPVEHIAGSATAAGPPATAEPVRRGPAREE from the coding sequence ATGCGCAGGGTGGCCATCGTGGCGCCCGAGCCGGCGCTGCGGGAGAGCCTGGTGCGGATCGCCGAGGCGGACTGCGTCGAGATCGACCTGGCCGGGGACGGCGGGCCGGAGATCCGTGGGCCTGCGGCGACGCGCCTGCAGCGGCTGCGCGCCGAGCCGGCACAACCCGTTCTCAGCGAGGCTGCCCCCGATCTGGACGCCCTGGAGCGCGAGGGCCGGACGGACCTGCTGGCGGGCGAGGCGCAACTGGAGGAACGGCTCGGCAGCGCGGTCCGGCACGGTGCGGTCGCGGCGCTGGCCGGCTGGTGCCCCGAGACGGAGGTGGGCGCCACGGCGGCGCGCATCGCCAGTGCCGGGGGCGCACTCGTACCGCTGCGGACGCCGCGCGGTGTCGACCCGCCGACCCTGCTGACCGGAGCGGGCACGTCGCACCCGGGGTATGCGGCGACGACCGTGCGGCGTTCCTTCACGCCCCTGGTCACGACGTACGGAACCGTGCCCTACGCCGACCTCGACCCGACGATGGCGGCCGGGATCGTCTACGTGGTGATGTTCGGCCTGATGTTCGGCGACGCCGGGCACGGGCTGCTGCTGGTCGCCATCGCGCTCCTGCTCCGGGCGGGGCGGCCACGCCGGCTCGCGGCACTGCGTCCGCTGTGGCCCTTCGTCGCCGGGGCCGGGCTGGCCGCCACCGTGGCCGGTGTGGCGTACGGCGAGTTCTTCGGCCCGACCGGGGTGCTGCCGGTGCTGTGGCTGGAACCGTTGGAGGAGCCCATGCGGCTGCTGGCCGCCGCCGTCGGGCTCGGCGCCGTGCTGCTCGCCGTCGCCTATGCCGCGGGGATCGTGAACCGGTGGCGGGAGGGCGGACCGGCGGTGGCCCTGTACGCGACGACTGGCATCGCCGGGGCGGCGCTCTATCTCGGTCTTGCCGTCATCGCCGGGTATGTGTGGCTCGGCCAGGCGGCGTACGGCGTCGTGGGGGCCGTGATCGCCGTCGTCGGCCTGGGCCTGGCCGGGGTGGGGCTGTACGCGACCACGGCGGGCGGTCCGGGCGGTGCCGTACAGACCGGCATCCAGCTCTTCGACGCGGTGGTCCGGATCGGCTCCAACGTCGTGTCCTTCGCGCGGCTCGCGGCCTTCGGCCTGACCCATGCGGCGCTCGGCGCGATCGTCTGGGACGGCACGACGGCGCTGGCGGGCCGGGGCCCGGTGGCCGTCGTCGCGGCGGTGCTCGTCTTCCTGCTCGGCAATGCCCTGGCCTTCTCACTGGAGGCGCTGGTGGCGGGTGTCCAGGCACTGCGGCTGGAGTTCTACGAACTGTTCTCCCGGCTCTTCGAGGGCGAGGGCCGCGCCTTCAGGCCCTGGCACCTGCCCGTGGAGCACATCGCGGGTTCAGCCACTGCCGCCGGGCCGCCCGCAACAGCGGAGCCCGTCCGACGAGGCCCGGCGAGGGAGGAGTAA
- a CDS encoding V-type ATPase subunit, translated as MGAGWVAGVTRARALRTRCLGTDGVRNVAGSPTLDDALRYLAATAYRHDVTPGATPAEAQRAVSATLLWHLRVLAGWQPATGTAAIRALAAGFEISNTEHHLRSLSAETPDPAPVEPRHAGTPRLHPPPYRLGALAIAWTRLARTRTPSELRSALAASVWGDPGGDSPAAVSTGMRVSAALRLATAVPDAARWAAARLALLFAREVFVVGRRMPDVSARRAARLLGPQAVRAGSYADFRQALPASAQWLLKDIDEAADLWRAEARWWEAVERDGRELLRRSHFGPQPVVGAAAVLCADAWRTRGALELAARGGGPGDWPAEVLDAPG; from the coding sequence ATGGGAGCCGGATGGGTGGCCGGCGTGACCCGGGCACGGGCTCTGCGGACCAGGTGCCTGGGCACGGACGGCGTCCGGAACGTGGCCGGGTCCCCGACGCTGGATGACGCCTTGCGCTACTTGGCGGCCACCGCGTACCGGCACGACGTCACCCCCGGCGCCACCCCGGCCGAGGCCCAGCGGGCGGTCTCGGCGACTCTGCTGTGGCATCTGCGGGTCCTCGCCGGCTGGCAACCGGCGACCGGCACCGCTGCCATCCGGGCACTGGCCGCCGGATTCGAGATCTCCAACACCGAACACCACCTGCGTTCCCTCTCGGCCGAAACCCCCGACCCCGCCCCAGTCGAACCGCGACATGCGGGGACCCCACGCCTCCACCCCCCGCCCTATCGCCTGGGCGCGCTGGCAATCGCCTGGACGCGACTCGCCCGCACGCGTACGCCGTCCGAGCTGCGTTCCGCGCTGGCGGCCTCCGTCTGGGGCGACCCCGGGGGCGACTCCCCGGCCGCGGTCTCCACCGGCATGCGGGTCTCCGCCGCCCTACGGCTCGCGACCGCCGTTCCGGACGCGGCGCGCTGGGCGGCAGCCCGGCTCGCCCTGCTGTTCGCCCGCGAGGTGTTCGTCGTCGGCCGCCGGATGCCGGACGTCTCCGCCCGCCGGGCAGCCCGCCTGCTCGGCCCGCAAGCGGTGAGGGCGGGGTCGTACGCCGACTTCCGGCAGGCGCTGCCGGCCTCGGCGCAGTGGCTGCTGAAGGACATCGACGAGGCGGCGGACCTGTGGCGGGCGGAGGCACGGTGGTGGGAGGCGGTCGAGCGGGACGGCCGGGAACTGCTGCGCCGGTCCCACTTCGGTCCCCAGCCGGTGGTGGGTGCCGCGGCCGTGCTGTGCGCCGACGCCTGGCGGACCCGCGGCGCGCTGGAACTGGCCGCCCGGGGCGGCGGCCCCGGGGACTGGCCCGCGGAGGTGCTCGATGCTCCGGGCTGA
- a CDS encoding CBS domain-containing protein, protein MSDFEHSSAEKDARRTTPGRPWTPQEEPRRDALRRYLAAVAAAVSARSTEKSEPAAGKERAEPPATAAHAPSAQVPAAPHVRDVMQVPAVSVPGDMPFLDVAHTLAREQVSAVPVVDADDHVIGVVSESDLLAKAAVMAEPHRHGPAGRLRQHRLYEKSHGDTASTLMTFPPVTVHPAERVADAAWTAAHARLKRLPVTDHRGRLVGVVSRRDLLRALIRDDAEIRAEVESLVGQHLLDPRAVEVAVESGVVTMTGRLDKTLGPELLASVRDIDDVVDVIDETEAD, encoded by the coding sequence GTGAGCGACTTCGAGCACAGCTCCGCGGAGAAGGATGCCCGCCGCACCACGCCGGGCCGCCCCTGGACACCACAGGAAGAACCGCGCCGGGACGCGCTGCGCCGCTACCTCGCAGCGGTCGCCGCCGCCGTGTCGGCAAGGAGCACCGAGAAGTCCGAGCCCGCTGCCGGAAAGGAAAGAGCCGAGCCGCCGGCCACGGCCGCGCACGCGCCCTCCGCCCAGGTACCGGCCGCACCCCACGTGCGGGACGTCATGCAGGTTCCGGCGGTCTCCGTCCCCGGCGACATGCCGTTCCTGGACGTGGCCCACACCCTCGCCCGCGAGCAGGTGAGCGCCGTACCGGTGGTCGACGCCGACGATCATGTGATCGGTGTCGTCTCGGAGTCGGATCTCCTGGCCAAGGCCGCCGTCATGGCGGAACCGCACCGGCACGGACCTGCCGGCAGGCTCCGGCAGCACCGCCTGTACGAGAAGAGCCACGGCGACACGGCGTCCACCTTGATGACCTTCCCGCCGGTCACCGTCCACCCGGCGGAGCGCGTGGCGGATGCCGCGTGGACCGCCGCTCACGCGCGGCTGAAGCGGCTCCCCGTGACCGACCATCGCGGTCGGCTGGTCGGTGTGGTGAGTCGGCGAGATCTGCTACGGGCGCTGATCCGGGACGACGCCGAGATCAGGGCCGAGGTCGAGTCCTTGGTCGGTCAGCATCTGCTGGATCCGCGCGCTGTCGAGGTCGCCGTGGAGAGCGGGGTGGTGACGATGACGGGGCGACTGGACAAGACCCTTGGCCCGGAGCTGCTCGCATCGGTGCGGGACATCGACGACGTGGTCGATGTGATCGACGAGACGGAAGCCGACTGA
- a CDS encoding GAF domain-containing SpoIIE family protein phosphatase: MPKKPNQPELPDVPRRLRLGAELDVIAEQLRSLARAQDQLHDLYEAVIGREVDLSVVLHLIVDTAMELVGARYGALGVLDEHGRYLDRFIPVGLSEQERADLAGVEFPHGRGLLGHLITHPGPLRVDDISAHADSAGFPPGHPPMRTLLGATISTRGKIYGDLYVAERRDGQPFDVHDEALIVALAGAAGLAIDDARLYEQTRFDAEHFQRLLLPRLPDLRPFSAAATYRPAATPGHIGGDWYDALLVPDHACAAVIGDVVGHDLQAAAAMAQIRNMLRALLYDQRTSPSAVLAHLDRALAAITDEPVTTACLARIEPAQPGAWTLRWSTAGHPPPLLLTPDHRASYLHADPDLPLGVDTAQPRNDHTHPMPASSTVILFTDGLVEHPAHAIDTGLARLADLATEHAALPLQDLVQALADHHPSDGHDDMAILALRTPGT; this comes from the coding sequence ATGCCAAAGAAACCCAACCAGCCCGAGCTGCCGGATGTCCCCCGGCGTCTGCGTCTGGGCGCGGAGCTGGACGTGATCGCCGAGCAGCTCAGGTCGCTGGCCAGGGCGCAAGACCAGTTGCATGACCTGTACGAGGCGGTCATCGGCCGGGAAGTGGACTTGTCCGTCGTGCTGCACCTGATCGTCGATACCGCGATGGAGCTGGTCGGCGCCCGCTATGGCGCGCTGGGCGTGCTCGATGAGCACGGCAGATACCTCGATCGATTCATTCCGGTCGGCCTGTCCGAGCAGGAGCGGGCCGACCTGGCTGGGGTGGAGTTCCCGCACGGCCGCGGCCTGCTGGGCCACTTGATCACCCACCCGGGACCGCTGCGGGTCGATGACATCTCCGCCCATGCGGACTCGGCCGGCTTCCCGCCCGGCCATCCGCCGATGCGCACCCTGCTCGGGGCCACGATCAGTACCCGCGGCAAAATCTACGGGGACCTCTATGTCGCCGAGCGGCGCGACGGGCAGCCCTTCGATGTCCACGACGAAGCCCTCATCGTCGCACTCGCCGGCGCCGCGGGCCTGGCCATCGACGACGCCCGTCTCTACGAGCAGACCCGCTTCGACGCCGAACATTTCCAGCGACTTCTCCTGCCACGTCTGCCCGACCTGCGCCCCTTCAGCGCCGCGGCGACCTATCGCCCCGCCGCCACACCCGGCCACATCGGCGGAGACTGGTACGACGCCCTCCTGGTGCCCGACCATGCCTGCGCCGCTGTCATCGGCGACGTCGTCGGCCACGACCTGCAGGCCGCGGCCGCCATGGCCCAGATCCGCAACATGCTGCGCGCCCTGCTCTACGACCAGCGCACCTCGCCCAGTGCCGTCCTCGCCCACCTTGACCGGGCCCTCGCCGCGATCACCGACGAGCCCGTCACCACCGCCTGCCTCGCCCGCATCGAACCCGCCCAGCCGGGCGCCTGGACACTGCGCTGGAGTACCGCAGGCCACCCTCCGCCCTTGCTGCTCACCCCCGACCACCGGGCAAGCTATCTGCACGCCGACCCGGATCTGCCGCTCGGCGTCGACACCGCCCAGCCGCGCAACGACCACACCCACCCCATGCCGGCGAGCTCCACCGTGATCTTGTTCACGGACGGGCTCGTCGAGCACCCCGCGCACGCGATCGACACCGGACTGGCGCGCCTGGCCGACCTCGCCACCGAGCACGCCGCCCTGCCCCTGCAAGACCTCGTCCAAGCCTTGGCAGACCATCACCCCAGCGACGGCCATGACGACATGGCCATCCTTGCCCTTCGCACTCCGGGCACCTGA
- a CDS encoding rhodanese-like domain-containing protein, whose amino-acid sequence MAHTALTPAQAHARLHELTVIDVRTPGEYASGHLPDAHNIPLAHLDAALPALKTAADRGDLLVVCASGARSAEACRRLAEVGITAATLTGGTNSWTQLGHDIHRPAGTRTPWPMERQVRLAAGSLVLTGLMAGRLRPGARWLSAGVAGGLVFSALTDTCGMARLLAKLPHNRPRAHDLDATITALSG is encoded by the coding sequence GTGGCACACACCGCCCTCACCCCCGCCCAGGCCCACGCCCGCCTTCACGAGCTGACCGTCATCGACGTACGCACACCCGGCGAGTACGCCTCCGGCCACCTGCCCGACGCCCACAACATCCCGCTGGCTCATCTCGACGCGGCGCTGCCCGCGCTCAAGACGGCCGCCGACCGCGGTGACCTGCTCGTCGTGTGCGCCTCCGGCGCCCGCTCCGCCGAAGCCTGCCGACGGCTGGCCGAGGTTGGCATCACGGCCGCCACCCTGACCGGCGGCACCAACTCCTGGACACAGCTCGGCCACGACATCCACCGCCCCGCCGGCACCCGCACGCCCTGGCCGATGGAACGCCAGGTCCGCCTCGCCGCCGGGTCCCTCGTCCTGACCGGCCTGATGGCCGGACGGCTCCGGCCGGGAGCACGGTGGCTCTCCGCGGGCGTCGCCGGCGGGCTGGTCTTCTCCGCCCTCACCGACACCTGCGGCATGGCCCGCCTGCTCGCCAAGCTCCCTCACAACCGGCCGAGGGCACACGACCTGGATGCGACGATCACCGCGCTGAGCGGCTGA
- a CDS encoding metal-sensitive transcriptional regulator, whose product MELAMAAEELKTVVNRLRRAQGQIAGVINMIEEGRDCEDVVTQLAAASRALDKAGFAIIATGLQHCLTDSDMASSGDREEMRARLEKLFLSLA is encoded by the coding sequence GTGGAACTGGCGATGGCGGCTGAAGAGCTGAAGACGGTGGTCAACAGGTTGCGCCGGGCGCAGGGCCAGATCGCCGGTGTGATCAACATGATCGAGGAGGGGCGGGACTGTGAGGACGTGGTCACGCAGTTGGCGGCGGCGTCCCGCGCGCTGGACAAGGCGGGCTTCGCGATCATCGCCACCGGGTTGCAGCACTGCCTGACCGACTCGGACATGGCCTCCTCCGGGGACCGTGAGGAGATGCGGGCCCGCTTGGAGAAGCTCTTCCTGTCCCTGGCCTGA
- a CDS encoding sulfite exporter TauE/SafE family protein, whose amino-acid sequence MSELILALIAGGVVGLALGALGGGGSVLAVPALIYLLDFTPAAATTASLLIVIATSLTALYAHARAGNVRWRTGALFASAGLLPAAAAGAAAGRLPQPLLTGAFAAVAAVAALRMLRPVRTADAPRNARPARATGVGAGLGALTGLLGVGGGFLAVPALVTVLAFEMQAAIGTSLLVISANSLASLATRGATTAGVDWAVIGPFTGAAILGAWDGKRLTTRVSGALLQRAFAIVLLAVAAFMLADALT is encoded by the coding sequence GTGAGCGAGCTGATCCTGGCCCTGATCGCCGGAGGCGTGGTGGGGCTGGCACTCGGCGCGCTCGGCGGAGGCGGCAGCGTCCTGGCGGTGCCCGCGCTGATCTATCTGCTCGACTTCACCCCGGCGGCGGCCACCACCGCCAGCCTGCTCATCGTCATCGCGACCTCGCTGACCGCCCTGTACGCCCACGCCCGCGCCGGGAACGTGCGGTGGAGGACCGGAGCCCTGTTCGCGTCGGCCGGACTTCTGCCCGCCGCCGCGGCCGGGGCCGCGGCGGGTCGCCTGCCCCAGCCACTGCTGACCGGGGCGTTCGCCGCCGTCGCCGCCGTCGCGGCACTCCGGATGCTGCGCCCCGTCCGCACCGCCGACGCTCCCCGGAACGCACGACCGGCCCGGGCCACCGGCGTCGGCGCGGGGTTGGGCGCGTTGACCGGGCTGCTCGGCGTCGGCGGTGGCTTCCTCGCCGTCCCGGCCCTGGTCACGGTGCTGGCGTTCGAGATGCAGGCCGCGATCGGCACCAGTCTGCTGGTCATCTCGGCCAACTCGCTGGCCTCGCTGGCCACCCGGGGAGCCACCACGGCGGGCGTCGATTGGGCGGTGATCGGACCGTTCACGGGGGCCGCGATCCTGGGTGCCTGGGACGGCAAACGGCTGACCACCCGGGTCTCCGGCGCCCTGCTGCAACGGGCGTTCGCCATCGTCCTGCTGGCCGTGGCCGCCTTCATGCTCGCCGATGCCCTGACATGA